Genomic window (Leptospira andrefontaineae):
GGCTCCCCTTATTGCGGACATGACTTCTGAAATTCTTTCTAGAAAGATAGATGTGAGCAAGTTCGGAGCGATATTTGCGGGAGCACAGAAAAATATAGGACCATCTGGCTTAAGCGTTCTTATCATTCGCAAAGATCTACTTGGACGTTCCGGTAGAACTGTTCCTATATTGATGGACTATGCACTCACTGCAAAAAACAAATCCATGTATAATACTCCTCCTACATATTCTATTTATATGGCCAAACTTGTATTCGAATGGTTAAAGGACCTAGGCGGAGTGGAGAAGATCGAAAAGATCAATGAGGAGAAGGCCAAAATCTTATACGATTATTTGGAAACCACTTCCTTCTATAATGCTCCAGTAAAACCGAATTCAAGATCCGTAATGAATGTTGTCTTTACCATTCATGACAAAAATTTAGAATCTAAGTTTTTAGCGGGAGCAGAAGAAAGAGGACTGCATGGTTTGGAAGGCCACAGACTAGTCGGTGGATTAAGAGCTTCTATCTATAATTCCATGCCGAAAGAAGGTGTAATTTCCTTAGTGGAATACATGAAGGAATTCGAGAAGAAGGCCTAAACCTTCTGGAAGAATAGAATGAAATACATTCTTCTGATCTTAACTCTTTTATGCGCGGGTATCGTCCAGATATCCGCTTCTCCATTATTCTTTCCTACAAAATTGAAGATAGGCCATTGTTTATCCCAAGGTGGAAGTTCTAAGGAATTAAAGGAATTTTATACTTCTAAACTTTCTCCGGAAGAAAGAACTAAGATCGCAGAAAATTTAGC
Coding sequences:
- the serC gene encoding 3-phosphoserine/phosphohydroxythreonine transaminase, producing MSKFERRIYNFCAGPAMLPSPVMEKAASEFLNYRGSGMSIMEDSHRGKLFEEVLDTSLSLLRELLSVPENYEIMFLSGGASLHFSALPLNLLKEGESADFAVTGIWAKKAMEEALRFNPVKKIYDGEDHKYTESPELNDSMVNSGAAYVYITSNNTLLGTRYTTIPNITKAPLIADMTSEILSRKIDVSKFGAIFAGAQKNIGPSGLSVLIIRKDLLGRSGRTVPILMDYALTAKNKSMYNTPPTYSIYMAKLVFEWLKDLGGVEKIEKINEEKAKILYDYLETTSFYNAPVKPNSRSVMNVVFTIHDKNLESKFLAGAEERGLHGLEGHRLVGGLRASIYNSMPKEGVISLVEYMKEFEKKA